Within the Flavobacterium sp. N502536 genome, the region CTTCGGTTACTTGTATCTGGTAAAATTATCCCACCCCTCGCGCTAACTTGCAATTGGTACGATTCTGCTGTCGATTTACCAACTGCCATAATTTTCTCTGCTTCGGCCAAACCGGTTTTGAGATACGCTCTGCCTCGGCGCTTGCATTTAATTTGGTCGCTTCGGCCTGTGCGCCTGCTCTTGCTTTCGTTGCTTCGGCCTCAGCATTTGCACGCATTTTAGTTGCTTCGGCTTCAGCGTTCACATTCAGTTTTAAAACTGGAGCAACACCTTCCGCTTTCTTAACCGTCGCATCGGCGGTACGCTGTGCAATTTCAACACTTTGTGAAGCACGCACAATCTCTTTCTGCATATCTGCAATTGCCGTTTCTTTTTCCATTCCCTGACGCTGTTCCTGAGCCATTCTTTGGGTTTGATATGTTTTTGTTCTTCTTCGGCCAGCTTCCTGTCCGTTAAGGTTTTCATCAGCGAATCCGGCGGAACAATATCTCCAATCAAGGTATCAACAGCATTCACATTATTCATCAAGCACTAATTTTATGTGATTCTTAGCAGATTCCTGACGTTCTTTTCTGGTACTTAAGAAAGAAATTACGTCACTGTCCTGAGCCGAGTTTCTGAAATAGTTACCAATTGTAGGCTCTAAAACCTGAGAAACCAGATTGTTCATGCTTCCAAAACGCGCAATTACTTTTGGGGCCTCATTTGCCGGTACATGGATAATCTGTGCTACGTCAAGATTAAAAGGGAAACCGTCTTTCGAACGAACTGTAATCGTAGACAGGTTTTTATCTAAATCATGCGATTCACTACGTGCATTTGCCCAGTTTAAAACTAAATTAGTTGTTGGCACGGGTTCCAGTTTGGTCGTGTACTTGTTCAGGGCATATTTCCCTGGTCCAAAAGGCTCCATCCAAACACCTCGTTGTCCTTTTGAAACAATATTTCCGTGTTTAAAAGTATCTCCCGTAACATCCTGACCGTCTTCTCCAATATAAGAAATCACCACACCAACATATCCGATTGGCACATCTGTCATCGGGTTTTGTTCGATTAAGATTCCCCACGTATTAATGTAGTACGACCCTGCCAGCATTACCTGTGGCTGCAGACCACGGTTTCCTCCTTTGTCCAAAAATTGATCAAAATCCTGAAAGTTATTGTGTCCTTCGACAAACTTCCCGGCAATTTGTCCCTGCGGAATAGGCTCTCCGTCAAGGGCGGTCACAATACCAATCATATTCTCATAAATCTTGATCTGATCTGCAATTATAATTTCAAACAAAAAGGTATTAATACGATACGATCCTGTTGTAATAAATGCGGTCTGACGTCCTTTTTGTCCGCCATTGTTTAAAAAAGAAGTAGCGTCCTGAAAATTATCACTGTCCACTCTTCTTGCCAGGATTCTTCCGGTTGGAATCTCCTGTCCGTCTTTACTTAAAACCAATCCAATTTTACCTTCCGGAATAACCGTAAATCCAGTCATATCAATTGAATATTGCCAGATCCACATTCCCCAGTACAAACCCGGAGCAAGTGTTTGCGCCTGATAACCGGCTTCTCCTTTTGTAGCGATAATACGCCCGTCGGGAAGCGATTTATCAGCTCCGAACAAAACAAATTTCTTGGTTACCAAACCAATTTTATTTTCCGGAACCATAACCATTCCGAAAAATACACGCAAAATAAATTTGTAAAAAACAATGGCAAATAAGATTAAAATTATCCACCAATAAGAAGTAATTTCATTCATAGTTTTAATATTTAGTATTACAAACATAGGAGAAATACTTCCTGTTAAAATGAAAAATTTTAAAATTTAACTCTTATTAATTTTTACTTAAAAAAGTTAAAATTTGACTTCTTCTCCATCGTTAGAATTGTCAATTTCTGACACGATTTTTTAGTCTGTCAACTGCGGTTGGCATTTTGGGTTTTAACAATTTCTGGCTAAAGCCAGAGGTCCTGAGTGACTAAGACGCTAAGGTTCTAAGATTCTGAGAAACTAAGTAACTTAAAAAAATCAAACCTCATAAAGAAAGACCTTAGAACCTGAGTATCTCAGCATCTTAGAACCTTCAAAAAAAAACCTCAGAACCTTAGTCCCTCAGAACCTCAGCCCCTTTTTTAAAAAAACCTTCGTACCTTTGCCACTCTGAACCTTTGAACCTTTACTTTGAGATATTTTATTCAATTTGCTTACAACGGAACACATTATCATGGGTGGCAGTTTCAACCCAACGCGTCTTCTGTTCAGGAAACTTTAAACAAAGCGCTTTCTATTTTATTAAACACTCCTATAAATGTAATGGGTGCGGGACGAACGGATACCGGAGTTCATGCACAGGAAATGTATGGGCATTTTGATGTTGAAACTCCATTGGAGGTTCCAACTTTGATTCATAAGCTCAACTCCTATTTACCAAAAGACATTGCTATTTTTAATATACTTCCGGTTCACGATGACGCGCATTGCCGATTTGATGCCACCAGAAGAACCTATGAATACCACATCAACACTGTTAAAAATCCGTTTTTAGAGGAATTGAGTTGGTACTTTAATCAAAAATTAGATGTAGATTTGATGAATGAAGCTGCGAAAATTTTACTGCTCCACACCGACTTCCAGTGTTTTTCGAAAGTAAATACAGATGTCAACACTTTTGATTGCACGGTTTTTGAGGCCTATTGGAAACAGGAAAACAATAAGCTGATATTTACCATTTCGGCCAATCGTTTTCTTCGAAATATGGTTCGCGCAATTGTTGGAACATTAGTAAATATTGGTTTGCATAAAATTTCTCTGGACGATCTTGAAAATATTATCGCCAGTAAAAGCAGGGAAAAAGCCGGTTTTTCGGTACCGGCACACGGATTGTATTTAACCGAAATTGATTACGATTATATATAGCTTTAGGCTATAGGCAGTAGGCAATAAGCCTAAAGCCTAATGCTTAATGCTTAATGCCTCAATAAATAAATGAAAGCAAAAGCATTTGATACCGGATTATTCAAACGAATTTTAAAATATACCAAACCTTATAAATGGCGTTACTACGGCGTTATTATTTTTGCTGTTTCGCTCTCTATTTTTGCAGCCCTTCGTCCGTATTTATTAAAACAAACGGTCGACGGCTATATCAAGACGCATGACAAAGAAGGTTTACTTCTTTACATCATCTTAATGGGAGTTGTTCTTTTGATGGAAGTATTCTCACAATTTTATTTTGTTTACTGGGCCAACTGGCTTGGACAGGACATTGTAAAAGACATCCGTACCAAACTTTTCAAACACATACTGAGCTTCAGAATGAAGTATTTTGACCTTGTACCGGTAGGACAATTGGTGACAAGATCCGTTTCAGACATCGAATCCATTGCCCGTATTTTTAGTCAGGGGCTTTTTATGATCATCAGTGATTTGATGAAAATGCTGGTGGTCCTTATTTTTATGTTTTACATGAACTGGAAATTAACATGGATCGTAGTAGTCGCCATGCCAATTCTGGTGTACATTACCCGAATTTTTCAGCGCAAAATGCAGGTCGCTTTTGAAGAAGTGCGCACGCAGATTGCCAACATGAACTCTTTCGTGCAGGAACGTGTTACGGGAATGAAAATCGTACAGCTTTTTAACCGCGAACAAATCGAAGCCGATAACTTTAAAGAAATCAACAACAAACACAGAGTTGCCTGGATCAAAACCATTTTATACAACTCGATATTTTTCCCGATTGCCGATATCATCTCTTCCATTACTTTGGGATTGGTTGTCGTTTACGGCGGCTTTAAAATCCTGAACGGAGATCATTTTACCACTTTTGGGGATTTGTTTTCGTACACCATGTTCATCGGAATGCTGTTCAATCCACTACGTCAGATTGCGGATAAATTCAACGAGATGCAATTAGGGATGATTGCTGCCAATCGTGTGTTTGATATTATCGATACTCAGGATCATATTCAGGATACCGGAACTAT harbors:
- a CDS encoding SPFH domain-containing protein; this encodes MNEITSYWWIILILFAIVFYKFILRVFFGMVMVPENKIGLVTKKFVLFGADKSLPDGRIIATKGEAGYQAQTLAPGLYWGMWIWQYSIDMTGFTVIPEGKIGLVLSKDGQEIPTGRILARRVDSDNFQDATSFLNNGGQKGRQTAFITTGSYRINTFLFEIIIADQIKIYENMIGIVTALDGEPIPQGQIAGKFVEGHNNFQDFDQFLDKGGNRGLQPQVMLAGSYYINTWGILIEQNPMTDVPIGYVGVVISYIGEDGQDVTGDTFKHGNIVSKGQRGVWMEPFGPGKYALNKYTTKLEPVPTTNLVLNWANARSESHDLDKNLSTITVRSKDGFPFNLDVAQIIHVPANEAPKVIARFGSMNNLVSQVLEPTIGNYFRNSAQDSDVISFLSTRKERQESAKNHIKLVLDE
- the truA gene encoding tRNA pseudouridine(38-40) synthase TruA; its protein translation is MRYFIQFAYNGTHYHGWQFQPNASSVQETLNKALSILLNTPINVMGAGRTDTGVHAQEMYGHFDVETPLEVPTLIHKLNSYLPKDIAIFNILPVHDDAHCRFDATRRTYEYHINTVKNPFLEELSWYFNQKLDVDLMNEAAKILLLHTDFQCFSKVNTDVNTFDCTVFEAYWKQENNKLIFTISANRFLRNMVRAIVGTLVNIGLHKISLDDLENIIASKSREKAGFSVPAHGLYLTEIDYDYI
- a CDS encoding ABC transporter ATP-binding protein translates to MKAKAFDTGLFKRILKYTKPYKWRYYGVIIFAVSLSIFAALRPYLLKQTVDGYIKTHDKEGLLLYIILMGVVLLMEVFSQFYFVYWANWLGQDIVKDIRTKLFKHILSFRMKYFDLVPVGQLVTRSVSDIESIARIFSQGLFMIISDLMKMLVVLIFMFYMNWKLTWIVVVAMPILVYITRIFQRKMQVAFEEVRTQIANMNSFVQERVTGMKIVQLFNREQIEADNFKEINNKHRVAWIKTILYNSIFFPIADIISSITLGLVVVYGGFKILNGDHFTTFGDLFSYTMFIGMLFNPLRQIADKFNEMQLGMIAANRVFDIIDTQDHIQDTGTIEAPIFEGSIEFKDVRFSYIPEEEVIKGIDLSVASGQTVAIVGSTGAGKSTIINLLNRFYEINSGTICIDGHNIENYTLASLRKQIAVVLQDVFLFADTIYNNITLHNPEITRDQVLEAAKKIGVHDFIMSLPDNYDFDVKERGVMLSSGQRQLIAFLRSYVSNPSILILDEATSSIDTYSEELIQRATETITKGRTSIIIAHRLATIVNADKIVVMDKGLIVEQGTHHELLLKTDGYYKNLYDSQFAVAN